The Triticum aestivum cultivar Chinese Spring chromosome 5A, IWGSC CS RefSeq v2.1, whole genome shotgun sequence genomic sequence ACTTCCGATATATTCATCTGCAATCATGGCACTACAACAAACATcttaaataataaaaattatatccagatccgtagaccacctagcgacgactacaagcattgaagcgagctgaagacgcgccgccgtcattgcccctccctTGCAGGAGCTGGACAAAACTTGTTCTAGTAGACAGTCGAAAAATCGTCGTACTAaggcaaccgccgccgatgaagagagtAGTGTAGATCGAAAGAATTCAATCTGAAAACACATGAACATAGACGAACTATGATCAGATCCGAGCATATCCAGCAAgaacagatccgccggagacacacctccacatgcccatcgatgatgctagacacaccatcggGAGGGCAGGctgggagaaccttattccatcttcagggagctgtTGTCATCTCGTCTTCTTGAATAGGACACAAACTCTAACAAAATACGAAGGAACAACTGAAAACAAAGCCCTTCCCCgacaagggccgagatccaccacACCACCATGGCCCTAAAACCATCGCAGACGACACGTACCGACGGCAGTACCAGCAGGAGGTGGGGGAACCCTAGACCAGCAATTTTGTGGCCCAAGTTAGCACCTAGGAAAAATTCATCTTCTACTACTTCTTCTCTCTTAGGCTGCCCGTAATGGaagtatcatactccctccgtccgggtttattgggccccTGGGCGGAGGGAGCTCGTCCGCTCTTATTAGGCCCCTTAATCGATATGGCTGccaaaagcagaaaacgcttcgttgCTTTCTCGATCTCCTCAGCCGCGGTTCATCTTCCGAAGCGCATTAAATTTCCATCCGCTGGCATGCAGAAGAAGCTGCTATACATTGAGCGGACTAGTACTCCTAGCACAACGCCACAACAGTAGTCCCAGGAAAGAAACCAGCGTCTCGCCGGCCGGATGCAGCGCTGTACCAGCAATGTCGTCGCGACCGAAGGCGGAGCACAGCGTCGACGTTGATCCGGACGCGGAGACCCAGTCCGGGCTGGGCTTGGACGCGTCGCCGACCAACCTCGCCGCTGCTGGGCACACAGAGCTCGGTGTCCATGGTGCGTTGCTGGCGGAGCACAGCGTGGACGTCGATCCGGACGCGGAGACCCAGTCCGGGCTGGGCTTAGGCGCGCCACTGCCAGACCTCGTCGCTGCTGGGcacgcagacctcggcgtccatgatGCACCGCAGGCCAAGCACGACATGAAGGTCGCTCCCGACGCGGAGACCCAGGCGGAGCTGGGCTTGGGCGTCCAGGACATGCAGGTATGTATGCATGCCTTATCCAGGGATCATGGTGATGTTTAGTCGGTGCAGTTAGGCCGGCCATGGTACTTAGCTTTTGTAGGATGAATAGCAAACGATGCATGCTCCACCCTTGTCTTTACATGATGGCTACATGCAGGGCGGCGTGCTGGACGTGGGGCAGGGCATCCTCGCGCATGCCCACGACGTGCTCGACGTCGCGCAGGGCATCCTCGCGCTCGCCCAGGAGGGTCCAGACCTTGGGGCGCTGCTGGACCAGGTGGAGGCTCTCATGGACACCGTCACGGCGCTCGTCGACGACGCCACGGCATTGGTGAACCAGCGACCGGGTGTGCTCGGCAGGGAGGAGGGATTCATGGTGCCAAGGAGGACTGCATTCGGACTGAAGAGAGTTGAACACGCCAAGATCTAGGGCGTTAGTGTCCGGAGAATTAGGTGGCTGCATCACAACCCTAATGTCCCAACCACCTTGAGCAGCTGCCGCACACACCGCCGGATCATCTGGTCGAACATGTGTCTTGGCATTGTCCTGTTGGATGAAAATAGGCTTGTACCGATCCTCTTGCGGCCACTTCTCCTTGATTGCCGGCAACACCTTCGTGATCAAGTATTCCCGGCTCTTCTCCATGCCGACTTTATCGCATGGCTTGAGCTCCAACGTTCCTCTAGGCCTGTTTGGGCTTCTCCTCTGTGATGGTTTCCACTCAACATAGGGCCAAATTCCAATTTTACCATCAAAAGTACAATTGCCTTGCATATCATATCTTGGCCTAGCAACAGCAGCAAGAAACATGATCTTCTCAATGTGTCCCTTGTTTTTGGCGTGCCTCACGGGGTTCGGCTCGTTAATGCCCAAATAAACCCCCTGGGTTTTCCTTGTACGATAAAACCACTTTTCATCAATATGGACCACATTAAACGAATCCTTGAAGACAGGGTTCTCCGGCATACTAGCGGGTTCTAGGTTTGAAAGGCAATACATGACACGAGCTTTCTTGTTTTCTTCCGCTAGCATAGGCTTGAGCTCGTTGGTGTGTTTGCGTAACTCATGCTCCTTCAAAAGCCTGTGAACGGTGGTCTTCGCCATGTTCAATGCACCGGCAACATCTCTAATTGTTGTTCGATCATTCGGAGGGACGGCGGCTAAAGCATCTGAGTCCAATGTAACACGCTTTCTACCAACTCTGCCCGGCCGCTTGTTGATAACCGCATTCACACCACCTCCTCTCCTACCATTATCCCATATCCGCCGAAGAACCCTAACTGACACTTTATATAGAGCTGATATTTTCTTAGTCACCCCACGTTTCAATGGACCACGTCCATTTATCTCCAAAATGGCCGTATACAGTGAACGCTTTTCATCATCAGTATGAAATGTCCTTCTTTTCCTATTGGCCATCACATCTGGGAACAAACATAAGAGTAGAATTTTGTTAAACAACAAGTGTGAAAATAAGTGTTCATACATCTGGGAACAAATATAAACATTATAAAAAAATACCTATTGCTCATTCTGTAAAGTTGCAGGAAATATACATGTGCAAAATCCATCTATGAAACCGATAAAAAAATATACGTACTGTTCCATTGCATATTCGAACTAAAAAATAAGTGTTCATACACAAAGCAAGCAAACCTACTTAGATCGATGATGTTGTTGGTCTCATGATCTTCAGCGTTCTGGTCCGTGCCGTCTCCTTCTTCCTCGACGTGCTGGTCCATGCCATGGCCGTGCTCCTCGCCGTGCTGGTCCATGCCGTGGTCGTCCTCGCCGTGCTGGTCCATGTCGTGGCCGTCCTGGCCGTGATGGTCCGTACCCTGGCCATCTTCCTCGCCGTTCTGGTCCGTGCCGTGGCCTTCTTCCTCGACGTGCTGGTCCATGTCGTGGCCGCCGTACGCGCCGCCATCGTGAGAACGGAAGGCGCCGCCGTCGTGGGCACCGTACGCGCCGCTGTCGTGTGCATAGTACGCGCCACCGTCGTGGGCACCGTATGCGCCGCTGTCGTGTGCACAGTACGCGCCGCCGTCGTGGGCATCGTACGCGCCGCCGTCGTGTGCACAGTACGCGCCGCCGTCTTCGTGCCTTGTGAACCAACGACTGCCCCGCCAGCCGGACATACTACCACTGGAGGAGCTCGCCACCGACGGCAACCGACCAGCAAGACCGAGACGAAGATGGCGTTCAGCGCCGGACGAGCTACCTATGTCGCGAACGGCAGCGTGTCCTCCCCCGAGGAGCGCGGGGCTGTGCTCGCAGCCTTGTCCACGGCCAGGCGATGAACCTATGGATGCAGGAAAACGCCCACACCGGCGTACATGCCCGGAAAGACCGAGGCGTAGCTGGCCTTGCCCGCAGCCGGCATGACCAAGACCTGGCCGGCCTTGCCCGCGGCCGTTGCTCCCTTCTTCTTCGCCATGAACTTGCAGCTCTGGTGGTATGTTAAGATCGAAAGGAAGCATAGCTCGATGACTTTGTGGTTGGAGGATGCTTAGAGCATGCCTATATTTATAATGGACACACAAGTTCCTTTCAAAGCAAAAACATGGCGCGAGCTCTACTAATCAAAAACATGGCGCGAGCTCAGAACTGCAAAAACATGACGCCAGCTCAAAACTGCAAAAACATGGCGCGAGCTTGCTCTCCAAACCAAAACTGCAAAAACATGGCGCGAGCATGCTCTTCTGATTTTTCCGCTGCTACGTTTGTCTCCCAACCAGCCAATGCATGCGCTTCTAATCCTCCTTGATTGGCGCATGCATGCGCCATGCAGCGTCCGAGCGCACGTGAAAAAGTAGCAGCAGCACCGCGTGTGAAGTGGCGTCTGGTTCGGAAGCGCCAGGGAATTAAATTGAGCGTGGGGCTGCATGCGGGTGAAGTTGGATTTGTTTTGGGCAGTAAATCGTGCATGGAAACCGAAGGACAGCGCTTGTTTCCAGGGAATTAATCACGGTGCCTTGGTACCTGCGATTTGGTTggggggcctaataaacccggacggagggagtaggtagtatcatgcatgccaactaagcaattttgatgaagtggcttagaattaaatgaagaaagaaaggcttgagtatcatatcatgatactgtatcatattaaatgatgtgctacttcgtatcttgcatggcaataaatgtagtcctctatgataccaacatatgatactatgcattaggaatgtagtatcatagactagtatcatatgcatgatactagtatatgatactccccattacaacctaCCTTATATGTTCCTCCTGTGCCTTCGTTTACGATTCATGAGTGTGTGCTGGACATCAGCTAGGCGAGCAGAGCGAGTACTTGTCCTTAtttgattatttatttatttatttgcagaTCTGTTCGGTAAATGGATTTAGTTCTGCTGTATTTGTAGATCTAGTTAGGATGCATTTTGTGAAGCCGAAGCAAATATCTTTTTggtgatttttattttattttattttgaaactagcaaagtggcccgctcaaTGTGCGAGCTAGAAATACCTTTAACTATTTATTTCTATTTCTAAATATTGTTAATCTATCACAACATGATAGGTTTAGTGGTCAACGATtgtaaataatgtacatattgttgaAATATGGAAAATGCTTGATGTTTGTAGTGCAAGGAAAATGTTAAAGTACATATtaatatatttttttgaaaaactgGCTCCTCCTTTATTCAATCAGCAGAGTAGCATCGTTTACACAAAGGGAAATCTAAGATAATAGGGGAAGGGTACTTAGCTAGCCTTAATACATTGTGTTTAGTTAGTAAAAGGTGTCTGAAAATAACATTTTGGAGCattggttttatttttttgttacatTTTACAGGGTTGTCATCtggtgatgaaattttgcaagctatCAAAACATCTGTCAAAGTTTCACACAcatttttttttagaattttctgttttttccattttattttgattttactgttcatccgagCTCACATGAGCTCGGGACTAGAAAAACACTTTTGCTTACATGTATTACATGCTTATAACTCAAGTGCCACATCGCATCAGAATTTAAGATCTACAAACAATCATGAAGAAACTATGACACATTATTTGCAATATGCTCTGAGGAGCTTAATGGAGATGCATAAATGCAAAAGCATGCCATGCATCCAATTCTTCTTCTCTTCAAATCCCCCTTTCCCTCTACcctttgaaaatcctacaacacaAACTTGAAGAAGCATACCACTAAATCAAGATGTTGCAACATTTCAACACTACTACCCCAAACTTTCTCCCTCTAGCCACAGAGTTAGAGAAGTATATATCGGATGTGATATAAAATACCTTTGTACATACAGTGATTCGTTTATTGCATGGGCTGAGCATGATCGTGCCAACATGGAACTGAAACCTCGGCTGCGAATAAAGGCTAGAATCGACGCAATGTGTACAATAAATCCGCTGTCGTTTTGAAGGACTAAAATCACTAAGATTGGCCATGagcttatcattttcttctccaCTTTGATCTCTTGTGCTCCTTCTTGACATTACGCTTGCTAGTTGTAGCGCATATTAAGAAATACTCTACAAATTTTTTTAGTCTATTAAAGAAATTGCAAAAGCCCCCGCAAAAAAAGGAAATTGCATAAGCTCAATGGAATAGTTATAGTTAACATTTCTTTAGGACAATAATAATCCAGAAATACCCTCAAGCAGTCGCAAGTTTTTTCTATCTACTAGTGGGGAACATTGGAGTAGGTTTTGCAGTTGTTTGTGTGTTTTTTAGAATAAGTTGTTTGTGTTTGTTTGGTTGTCATGTTTTTGTCGTGTTTTCAACATGAATGGACTTTCCCATGTTGTACCAATGTTCGAGTGTGCTCATGTACCGGTATTCTCTAGTTTTTCTGCTAATTAACCTTGAAACAATCCGACGGTTTCACAAAAAAAGTTAGTCCCGCAGGAAGTTAAAGCCAATACCATCATGCAAACTAATTGAGCAAGACAATAAAAAAAAGGAGAATTGGACATGCAAATGATTAGAGTTAATATTGCAAGACTGCATTGACACGTCGTAGTGACGACCTCTACACGACCACACGGTCCTGATAAAACTGATGTGCACTTGATGGGTTTCCTTTGATCTTGGCAAAACCGATGGACTCATCGCCGATGGCACCCTCTGACATCCGCAAGCTGCATCGCCAATGTCTGCAACTCTGTCATAGTGCATTTTTGTGTGCCATCGGCTTTGTGCGGTTTCATCATTCACAACCACTACACCATCAATCATGACTACCTTGACCACGACTACATCATCATGATCGGCTACCTCAACATCGACATACAGGGCTATGTCTATAGCTACTCACCGGCAACAAATCCAGTCAACAGTGTCCATGTCATCACTAACGTCCATGCCACTCCCGCTACGACTGCAAGAGAAATAGAGGAGAGACAGGGAAAGCACCTGGGACGCAAGTCACCGCCCTAGGTGCCGACCCATCAGGGACACAGTTGATGATGGCGCAACGGAAAAGACGACGAAAGCACAAGACTTCAAATTCAGTCGCAATTGTTTGCTTCACTCTCGCTACGACTGATGGAGAGTTAGAAGTATAATTGGGTTTAAATATAAAGATAAGGAGATAGAGACAGAATATGTTTAAGCATGTATTATCTGTCTTGTTCCAAGTCTCTCTCCCTCATATCGCACCTCTCTATATATATCTCATACGAGGTCATATCAATACAACACAAATATTAGCATCCTACAATTTCAACATGCTACACCCATATGGAAGAAGGCCAACGAGTGGTCGCCATGGGTGGGGCGCACGATACCCACAAGAAGCCTGTGTTGCTCATCTCACGCAGCGATGGCGTTGCTTATTTCTGCAACCTCACGCCGTTCAAGCCAAGAGGGCGGATTCGCTGAAACAGTAAGGTTAGAGATTGAGAGGATGCACGAGCTATTTGCATGACGACTTGGGGAATAAGAAGGTCATGGCTTCCAACTCTTGCTTGTGGTTGTCCTAAGAAGGAGCCGAAGGTTCAAATGGCTCCTCGGACATTGAGGGTCAAGCATCTAATCCATCATATCATGTTCTTCATGGATGTAACCAAACGTTGTTTTGTGAAAGCAACTTTTAATCCAAACAAAGAATTACACTATGAACTTCCGTTAATAGAAAAATGAACTAAAACTAATTTTCCTAAAAATTCTCCTAAAACTTATCTTCTGAAAACCTTACACTAATTCTTACACTAATTTTTTAATTTAAATTGATGCTAGGAAATGAGGTCAAAATCTTCACCAAGCTGAGTACAAGATTGAGACGACTGTGATAGAACCATTATAAGATATGAAATTAACACCAATGACAAAGTCTACTTCTTTCGTAACGCCTCAAAGAGAGAGAAATACACGCCCTCGTCGCCATGTACACGTAGAGATGACAAGGACAAGGATCTTCACCCGAAATTCAACCAATAAAAGTTAGCACAACAACAATAAACGATGTTTTCAACAAGATAAGACGAAAGTTGGTCCCCGTTGAGCCCGACTAATAAAAACCATTGCAAAGGTTTCTCACCCCGGACACGAAGCAATGTGCTCCAACACCAGAGCGAGGGTTTTTCGCTGCAAAACCAGTTGAGCTGCGATCTGCAAACCGCGCGAGGCGCGACCCATTTTCGCCCCATCGGAAGCAAATCGACGGTGCGGCAGAAAACCATTCCCGCGCAGAAAACACACCACCAAGCCAAGTCAGACGCAGAGGCGGAGCCAAAGCCAGCCGACCATGTCTAGCCAAGcccctcgtcgtcgtcgtcctcctcctcctcctctcccacccAACCTGCCCCCTCACATCCCCTACTCCCGCGCGCTGCAGCAGCGCCTCTACCTCCTCGCGCagcacgcccgccgccgcccgggcgcCACCGCCTCCCTCCGCGCGCTCGACCAGCTCCACGCGCAGCTCCTCCTCAACGGCTTCCACCGCAAGCGCTTCCTCCTCGCCAAGCTcatctccctcgccgccgccgccgccgacctcccctGCGCTGAGgccctcttcctctcctcctcctcctccccgcagcACCCTCCCGAGCCCCCCACCCTCGCCAacctcctcctccgcgccgccgcggcGTCCCGCGCGgggcctccccagctcctctccctcttctcccgcCTCGTCGGCCGCCACGGGTTCCGCCCCAACGCCTTCTCCTTCTCCACGCTCTTCGCCGCGCTCTCCGGCGCAGGCGCGGCCGCGGCCCCCCACGGAGCCGCCCTCCACGCGACCGCGCTCGCCGGCGGGTTCGCTCTGTCCAGCTCGCACGTCATGACCAGCCTCCTTGACATGTACGCCGCGGCCGGGCAGCTCGCGGATGCCAggaaggtgttcgacgaaatgcccggcaggacggcggcggcggcggcgtggaacTGCATGCTCTCTGCTTACGTGCGGTGCCGTGAGGTGGACGCGGCTCTGCGTTTCTTCGGTGAGATGCCTGGGAGGGACGCGGTGGCCTGGACGACGGTGATAGCTGGGTGTGCCAGTGCTGggagggcggcggaggcggttGATCTGTTCTGGAGCATGAGGAAGGCAAGGGTCAAGGACGACTCGGTGACGATGGTCGCCTTGTTGACGGCGTGCGCGGAGTTGGGGGACCTGCGTCTCGGGCGATGGATACATGCGCGAGTGGACCAGGAAGGCCATTTGCAGCGGACGGTGTCGCTAGACAATGCCCTCATCCATATGTATGTGAAGTGTGGGGCTGTGGAGGATGCGCACCGCATGTTTCTCGAGATGCCGAGGCGGAGTACCATCTCATGGACTACAATGATTTCCGGGCTTGCGGTCCATGGTCGTGCCGAGGAGGCTCTAGAATTGTTTAACCGGATGGAGGAACGTCCTGATGGCACAACGCTGCTCGCTGTGCTGTCTGCGTGCAGCCATTCACGGCAGGTTGACGACGGACGGCAATACTTTGAGAGCATGGAAAGAGTTTATGGGATCGCCCCAGAGATCCAGCACTATGGATGCATGGTCGACATGCTCTGCCGCAGCAGACGATTGCACGAAGCACTTGAGCTCGCAGAGACAATGCCGTTGCAGTCTAATGAGGCCGTGTGGGGTGCACTATTGAGTGGATGCAAGAGGGAAGATAATCTTGAGCTTGCAGCCAAAGTAATTGATAGATTGACTGAGCTACAGCCTGATCGAGCAGCTGGGCACCTTGTCCTCCTGTCAAACATGTATGCGGGTGTTGGTCGGTGGGAGCAGGCTCGGATTGTGAGGGAAAGAGTGGCTGCACTGCATGCCGGGAAGCCTGCTGGAGGGAGCTGGGTGAATCAAAACGAGACCAGCATGTTGATAGCATGATCTCAACAAATTGTCTAGTTTCACTCACAAAATTTCACATGAAACATTGGGGCTTTGTGTTCCACATTTAAAATGCAGTAATTATCAGAACTCGAGGGAGCACATTGGGGCGTTGCAACCATCAGGTGTTTGCATTGACGTTTATATTGACACAGTAATAGAAAAAAGTTCAGATCTAGAGAAGATGAAATGATCAGTCTGCCACACACTTTCTTTTGACTTTTGGTGCAACTGTGGAATTATGCACCAGTTTCCATCTTCGCTGTTTCAAGGTTAGAACATGATACATTTGACTTGCTATTAATGGTTCTAAACTTCTGTTTGCGGTACTTGCCAGATAATAAGTTAATAACAATGCTAGAAATATGTATAGATCCGTCAATTATTATAGTTGTAATGATGAGGTCTTTGAAGCGTAAACTTCTCTGTCCACCTTAATTCATTTTTGTAGGAAAGAGTGTCATGACAGCCCACCCCGCTCTCGCAGTAATAATTAAACACCAATGCAAAATCATAGcagaactacatgcacaagctgaCCTAGTTCGTCTCATTTTCCTTGCTAAATCTTTCTGAGAGATACGAAAGCATTCTTCTGGTATCAATTTGAACAATGCTCCTGTTCTCTCTTCTATGTAACCTATTCTGTACACCGTTTTTTATATCGGCAAGTTGATAGTTGCTGAATCTAACTCCTTCTGGATAAATTGAAATCAGCTATTCGTTGATAGCAGCAGGGTTGGTTCCAGTGTCACCCGAGAAGCTTATTGCATGTGCCAATGCCAATAGCAGCAGCAAGATGCCATGCAGCATGGATATAGGGGGTCTCTGGGAAGTAATCGTCGGCAATAAACAGCGCACCTCCCAAAAGAGATGACATCTTGTGCAGGTTATGTACGGTTCTGAGCTCTGGTTCAACTGATGCTCTCTTTGCGAAGGAAACCTGCCATTTAAACAGTTTGATTTATCCAAcagttttctttcaacaaagactTGCTCAACAAGCGAGTTTGCTGATCATTGAAATGGTTTGTTTTAGACAGAAGAATCTGCCAGGTCATTTGGATTACTTGCCTCCATCATTCCGGTGTGGACAGCTGAAACCATGAAAGGCTGAAACGGCAGCAGCAATGTTGATGCTGCCATCAGTAGTCCTGGGTTCTCATTCCTAACTGCCCTGGATAAACACTGCATAGAAAAGCATATATGTTTGCTATGATGTGCAAATTCTGATAATTGAACAGCCTTTTAGTGCAAAAATATGACTCACCAGCGTAGTGGTGGCAATCATAGTATAGTCGGCCCATCTCAGGATTTTTCTGATCTCTCCTCGGGAGGAATGATACAGGCCGGAAGCTATTCCTACTCCAACCAGCGAGTTGGCGTAGATGGCAGCGTTCAAGTTCTTCCTGCGGCACCGACTTTTCTTATTACATACAAACTCAGAAACAAATAGAGCAAAGAATGATCTTGTCTCAGAAGATGTCTTGCCTCGGTGTCTGCAGTCCAAGGACGATGAAGGGCAGAGAGGTGACAACATTTGCAAAAGTTTCACCGGCATGCTTGTCACCTGATCAAACAAAACCGTCAGACAAGAGGCTTCAGTTGGCAAATATTGTGGTACCGGTTGCTGGGCAGGCGGAACGGAAGCTGCCATACATGTGATGCTACAGTGGATGGGCTTCAAGCATGAGGGCCTTTGCTGCCACAGTCGTCTGCAGTTGTTACAAACGCAGGGTGTCAGCTCAGTCTGGTGTTGAGTGCATTTCTCCTGATTAATGGAAGCTCACCGTATCAGCAGTCTTTGATGTTGTTGTGTGACTGTTCCACCGCCATTTTGGTGTTCACAAGTTGGCGAATCGGTGAAGCTGGTCTGGGCAGCTTCGCCTTTGCTCGGTGCCTGTGGCGGCCGACGAACAATCTGCACGCCATAGAGCCCATCTAAGATGCCTGGGGGGTTTCCACCCCTCTggacacacatttttgctttgccCCTCCTTTAGCAGCGTACGGTCGATTACTCCTGAGGCCTGCAGGATGGAGTTGGACATGGATGAACATAGCCGCGGTCAGTTCTTCGCTTCATCTGGTGAGCTCTAACAAATTTTCTTCTTCCTTTGGTTGCGGTTGGAAGAAACTAATGCAGTAAGATTGTAGGAAGCGCACCTTAGCTATGCACGGCTGGCTACCCGAGATTGCGGCAGACCTTCTGCCTCTTCTCCGGCGGGCGTTGGTGGATGGCCCGGCCGGCCGGCGACGGCAAGGGGGAATAAATAGCGTATGGGTGCGAAGTTGTTGGAAATCCTGGCGCGCCGCGAGAGACGCAAGTCATGTGGGGAGCAGAGGATGCCGATTCCGAACGGATCTTCCCTCTGCTGCAGCGTGGCCGTGGCGCTCGGTCCGAATATCCTCTTGTCCACGGCGCGGCATCGTCAAAACTTACACGGAAGACAATTCCATGCAGGAAAAATACTACGTGGATTCTGAATGGCGCCAACCGAGCGATTAAGACGCAAACAAAGTACTAGAAAACTTGCTGGTGGAACTACGGAACGTCTTGCGACCGCACCAGTTTCTGCTTGGCGGAGGCGTGAAAGGTAGTACCACTAAAAACGAAACTTTGGCGAGTCTCCTAAGAGGCTCGGTAATTATTGGAAATGCATCTACTCTCTCCATCaatatagtactcccttcgtttcaaaatataagtctttttagagattccaataggTGACTACGTCCAGAGTAAAATgaatgaatttacactctaaaatatgtctacatacatccgtatgttgtagtccatttgaaatgtctaaaaagacttatatttcggaacAGAGTGAGTAGTATATAGTAATACTATTCATCATTCAATAAGTTATTCTTTACCCGAGGTAATTTTATGACCGTTTCATAAATAAATTATAATTGGAATACATTTAGTTATATTTGTATTGATTCACTatgtaaaatttggcataaaaaataaaaatatatgtcaTAAGACTAGAAAAAAATGTATTTTATCTATGTTTTACACtatatttttacgtttgtaattttatgTAACATATATGTTTTAGAACGATTATATATTTTTTTAGGTTCTTTTTTTACATATGAAATAAGACAAAAATGAATCGGAGCAGTAATATATGACATGCgtgttacacaaagcataccgttaGATTCATATGTGAAAGGACTTTTTAATGGTATAATTTTTATAGCATACATCTCATGTATTGTTAATCTTGTCAATGGTCAAATGCAACCTAAAAAACCGTATACCTTATATatagagagagggagggagcacaACTACCAAACTTATTAGTAGGCGTGCAGACTCAGGGACAACTGTGCTGTTGGTCATCAAACTTGCTATGTTATTATCTTCATAATGGGTATATTGATATCATGcaagtttttatttatt encodes the following:
- the LOC123103909 gene encoding uncharacterized protein, which gives rise to MCVQRGGNPPGILDGLYGVQIVRRPPQAPSKGEAAQTSFTDSPTCEHQNGGGTVTQQHQRLLIRRLWQQRPSCLKPIHCSITCDKHAGETFANVVTSLPFIVLGLQTPRKNLNAAIYANSLVGVGIASGLYHSSRGEIRKILRWADYTMIATTTLCLSRAVRNENPGLLMAASTLLLPFQPFMVSAVHTGMMEVSFAKRASVEPELRTVHNLHKMSSLLGGALFIADDYFPETPYIHAAWHLAAAIGIGTCNKLLG